A region of the Candidatus Methylomirabilis oxygeniifera genome:
TCGGATGTAGCGTGCAGTCAGGCCCCGACGTGTACGACCTGGCCAGGTCGGATCGTGTCGAGAACACGCAGCACATCGAGCATCTTTGGTCGCAGGTCGTTAATGTCGTTGCTCGGCGCCCTGACAATCACCAGCGCCAGATCAAGCCCCTGAAAGTTCTGTTGATGTGGGATGCTTTGGTCTACGGTCAGAAGCACGTCGAACGCACCAGCCGCAAGACTGAGGAGGGCGCCATTTTTCGTGCCG
Encoded here:
- a CDS encoding conserved protein of unknown function (Evidence 4 : Homologs of previously reported genes of unknown function) — translated: MRVLLDECVPRKLRSELAGHDVKTVAEMDWSGTKNGALLSLAAGAFDVLLTVDQSIPHQQNFQGLDLALVIVRAPSNDINDLRPKMLDVLRVLDTIRPGQVVHVGA